From the genome of Hymenobacter sp. PAMC 26628, one region includes:
- a CDS encoding outer membrane beta-barrel protein, whose product MAFSLRNCLAGGLFGLVLLAGAPAAHAQSVARRRHHDHNGRAYYLGPLRVSAGVGTAFYNGDLGNSLSNDFLGPALNLGVLYGLGPHWRVGGELGYFGMGARDYLPSRGLAFYSHNGLGTAFVRYDLLGDPSVYATPGATRRVQPFVQAGLGLLLYSPQAYLGTVRPTANTAYLPAERNDYPALAGVLPVGAGVVVPLTDQFNLTLEGNYYFTTTDNLDDISQRGNPSVKDSFGTLLLKLDYAIGR is encoded by the coding sequence ATGGCCTTTTCGTTGCGCAACTGCTTGGCCGGTGGCCTGTTTGGTTTGGTTTTGCTGGCCGGTGCCCCGGCGGCCCACGCCCAGAGCGTGGCCCGGCGCCGCCACCACGACCACAACGGCCGCGCCTACTACCTGGGGCCCCTGCGGGTGAGCGCCGGCGTGGGCACGGCCTTCTACAACGGCGACCTGGGCAACAGCCTGAGCAACGATTTCCTGGGCCCCGCCCTGAACCTGGGCGTACTCTACGGCCTGGGGCCCCACTGGCGCGTCGGCGGCGAGCTGGGCTACTTCGGCATGGGGGCCCGCGACTACCTGCCGAGCCGCGGCTTGGCGTTTTATAGCCACAACGGGCTGGGCACGGCCTTCGTGCGCTACGATTTGCTGGGCGACCCCTCAGTGTATGCCACGCCAGGTGCAACGCGGCGAGTACAGCCCTTCGTGCAGGCCGGGCTGGGGCTGCTGCTCTACAGCCCGCAGGCTTACCTCGGCACGGTGCGGCCCACCGCCAACACGGCCTACCTGCCCGCCGAGCGCAACGACTACCCCGCCCTGGCTGGCGTGCTGCCCGTGGGCGCGGGCGTGGTGGTGCCCCTCACCGACCAGTTCAACCTAACCCTGGAAGGCAACTACTACTTCACCACCACCGACAACCTCGACGACATCAGCCAGCGCGGCAACCCCAGCGTGAAGGACAGTTTCGGCACGCTGCTACTGAAGCTGGACTACGCCATCGGCCGCTGA
- a CDS encoding tetratricopeptide repeat protein produces MTTTRVFMTAGLALALLVGGPRLARAQKVRQPTDGGQPAAGTAPRPARLQPLFGGLSPAQATAAYGAPKLEAVAKSFASKEEASAFFATKGFEYLSENQPDTATSRFNLAWLLNPRNADPYRGLGVVASSQPTPDASIALLQQALAIAPTNTLVLSDLGTSHLIRYGTGKKKKDLTAGMDLLQRAVAADANNANAWQQLARGYYYQEKYPQAWEAVHKGQSLSTASLDFGLVSDLLAKLPDPQGTFK; encoded by the coding sequence ATGACGACAACTCGTGTGTTTATGACGGCTGGCCTCGCGCTGGCCCTGCTGGTGGGCGGCCCCCGCCTGGCCCGCGCCCAGAAGGTGCGCCAACCCACCGACGGCGGCCAGCCCGCTGCGGGCACGGCCCCGCGCCCGGCCCGCTTGCAGCCCCTGTTTGGGGGCCTGAGCCCGGCCCAGGCCACGGCCGCCTACGGGGCCCCCAAGCTGGAAGCCGTGGCCAAAAGCTTCGCCTCGAAAGAAGAAGCCAGCGCATTTTTCGCCACCAAAGGCTTCGAGTATCTATCGGAGAACCAGCCCGATACGGCCACGTCCCGCTTCAACCTGGCCTGGCTGCTGAATCCCCGCAACGCTGACCCCTACCGGGGCCTAGGCGTGGTGGCCAGTAGCCAACCCACCCCCGACGCATCCATTGCCCTGCTCCAGCAAGCCCTGGCCATCGCGCCCACCAACACCCTGGTGCTGAGCGACCTGGGCACGAGCCACCTCATCCGCTACGGCACCGGCAAGAAGAAAAAGGACCTCACTGCCGGCATGGACCTGCTCCAGCGCGCCGTGGCCGCCGACGCCAACAACGCCAACGCCTGGCAGCAGCTGGCCCGCGGCTACTACTACCAGGAGAAATACCCCCAGGCCTGGGAGGCCGTGCACAAAGGCCAGTCCCTGAGCACCGCTAGCCTCGACTTTGGCCTCGTAAGCGACTTGCTCGCCAAGTTGCCCGACCCGCAAGGCACGTTCAAGTAG
- a CDS encoding alpha/beta hydrolase, with protein sequence MRITRLLLVPVGALLVLAAVLGATEYAMARPSRRTADVPYVPATTPGFDAKYNLLDVYAPKAAGPAAGYPVVLFIHGGSWTSGDKNFYSFVGRRLAKQGVVGVIVSYRLAPKVHVPEQAADCARALAWTVNNIKSYGGDPARVFVMGHSAGGGLAALLATDDALLARNGLPTNPVRGAILDDPAGLDMYDYLKKMQYPGDEQYLIPFTKDPAVWRETSAIYKIRPGLPPFLFFIGGKTYPSISSSSARFRAQLTAVGAPPRYTVLPGKHHIPMVLQLYWQHNIIYQELLKLVGA encoded by the coding sequence ATGAGAATTACCCGTTTATTACTGGTGCCCGTGGGGGCCCTGCTGGTGCTGGCCGCCGTGCTGGGCGCCACCGAATACGCCATGGCCCGCCCCAGCCGCCGCACCGCCGACGTGCCCTACGTGCCCGCCACCACGCCCGGCTTCGACGCCAAGTACAACCTGCTCGACGTGTACGCGCCCAAAGCCGCGGGCCCCGCCGCCGGCTACCCGGTGGTGCTGTTCATCCACGGCGGCAGCTGGACCAGCGGCGACAAGAACTTTTACTCCTTCGTCGGGCGGCGGCTGGCCAAGCAGGGCGTGGTGGGCGTCATCGTTAGCTACCGCCTCGCGCCGAAAGTACACGTGCCCGAGCAGGCCGCCGACTGCGCCCGGGCCCTGGCCTGGACGGTGAATAACATCAAAAGCTACGGCGGCGACCCCGCCCGGGTGTTCGTGATGGGCCACTCGGCCGGCGGCGGCCTGGCCGCCCTGCTCGCCACCGACGACGCCTTGCTGGCCCGCAACGGCCTGCCCACCAACCCCGTGCGCGGCGCTATCCTCGACGACCCCGCTGGGCTGGACATGTACGACTACCTGAAAAAGATGCAGTACCCCGGCGACGAGCAATACCTCATCCCCTTCACGAAAGACCCGGCGGTGTGGCGCGAAACGTCGGCCATCTACAAAATCCGGCCGGGCCTGCCGCCGTTCCTGTTCTTCATCGGCGGCAAAACCTACCCCAGCATCAGCAGCAGCTCGGCCCGCTTCCGCGCCCAGCTAACGGCCGTGGGGGCCCCACCGCGCTACACCGTGTTGCCCGGCAAGCACCACATCCCCATGGTGTTGCAGCTCTACTGGCAGCACAACATCATCTACCAGGAGCTGCTGAAACTGGTGGGCGCGTAG
- a CDS encoding T9SS type A sorting domain-containing protein — protein sequence MRNIYHVFAHSQHLIWSTGLLAGLLIYAPAAQAQGPYTNHRLPIANPNNKPPSFGQQPSALPAIKQAPASGTVTTNSLTTGQGDDVQLFPSGNPQAEVHISIDKSSPCNLIASANNNPYMQGYYYSHDGGQTWQGNDNLPNSGQSAGDPSTAYDAAGNAYLATMTRVQDGFFVQSSTDKGNTWTNQVRGSSSPASYFDKEMIAADNTPSSPYANSLYTAWNEDYSGTIQFNRSTNRGQSFSTPLVLATTNGNALGANVQTGPNGEVYVCWANYPPTTPGNPVPANSIGFVRSTNGGASFTPSAIAFNIAGMAVHENQPDPVFGGSRVNDLPAMAVDKGSTHRGRIYIVHNAKENGTGKSVVLVRYSDNQGASWSTPVTASIPTGRQNWMPWIAVDDSNGDVSVVYYSFDTSSGYATNTYVAYSRDGGASFNNLKVSDVSHTTAPIESSPSKFAAGYAGDYIGITAYGSKVYPTWMDNRSGTWQLYTSPVSYDFITGPDQLCSSSSNVPFRAPTASANWNWQATPANLFTTSTASGSQIVTSAAAGAQGTGTITATLPGACAPILTKTVQVGAYPITGTYYENGYNTLSSFNYVTTGTVTMYVQAGTGNTYSFATQFPTTTVYQNTPGSNTAYFYVGPGNGNNNRVQINVTASGSGVCGTSTTSSFQFYVPQTQAIAASPNPATSELAIQTVQPTDAPQFSTPIPPPPGQSKPLPVDANFTVQLYNSYGQLVKTGKSQQGKLKLNVLDLPNGLYTLRSGEGKEVISEHIQIAH from the coding sequence ATGCGCAACATCTACCATGTGTTTGCTCATTCCCAGCACCTTATTTGGAGCACCGGATTGTTGGCAGGGCTTCTAATATACGCGCCAGCTGCTCAGGCGCAAGGGCCGTATACCAATCACCGGCTGCCCATCGCCAATCCCAATAATAAGCCGCCTTCGTTTGGTCAGCAGCCCTCGGCCCTACCAGCGATAAAGCAGGCCCCAGCCTCGGGAACAGTCACTACCAATTCTTTGACTACGGGGCAAGGTGACGATGTCCAACTGTTTCCGTCGGGCAATCCACAAGCCGAAGTGCATATTTCTATTGACAAAAGCAGCCCCTGCAATCTCATCGCTAGCGCTAATAATAATCCATATATGCAAGGGTATTATTATAGTCACGATGGCGGCCAAACTTGGCAAGGCAACGACAACTTGCCCAATAGTGGCCAAAGCGCTGGCGACCCTTCGACGGCTTACGACGCCGCAGGCAACGCTTACTTGGCCACCATGACGCGTGTCCAAGACGGATTTTTTGTACAGTCCTCCACCGATAAGGGAAACACGTGGACTAACCAAGTACGTGGCAGCAGTTCACCCGCAAGCTATTTCGATAAGGAAATGATTGCAGCGGATAACACCCCGAGCAGTCCCTATGCCAACAGCCTCTACACGGCTTGGAATGAGGATTATTCAGGAACGATTCAATTCAATCGGTCAACCAACCGGGGCCAGTCGTTTTCAACGCCCTTAGTGCTGGCAACTACGAATGGTAACGCATTGGGAGCCAACGTACAAACTGGCCCCAACGGTGAAGTATATGTGTGTTGGGCTAATTATCCTCCTACAACTCCCGGCAATCCCGTCCCAGCCAATAGTATTGGGTTTGTTCGCTCTACCAACGGCGGGGCCAGCTTCACGCCCTCTGCGATAGCGTTTAACATTGCTGGAATGGCGGTACATGAAAATCAACCGGACCCGGTTTTTGGCGGCAGTCGGGTCAATGACCTGCCTGCAATGGCCGTGGACAAAGGTTCGACCCACCGAGGCCGCATTTATATTGTGCATAACGCGAAGGAAAATGGCACAGGTAAATCCGTGGTCTTGGTTCGCTACTCTGATAACCAAGGCGCTTCATGGTCTACTCCAGTGACGGCTAGCATTCCGACCGGACGGCAAAACTGGATGCCGTGGATTGCCGTGGATGATAGCAATGGGGACGTTAGCGTAGTCTACTACAGCTTTGATACTTCTTCAGGCTACGCCACGAATACTTATGTAGCCTACTCACGGGACGGAGGTGCCTCATTTAATAATTTGAAAGTAAGTGATGTGTCGCATACGACGGCTCCCATTGAAAGTAGCCCTAGTAAATTTGCCGCTGGCTATGCAGGCGACTACATCGGCATCACAGCCTACGGCAGCAAAGTCTATCCAACGTGGATGGACAATCGTTCCGGCACTTGGCAATTATACACATCGCCGGTTAGCTACGATTTTATCACGGGCCCCGACCAGTTGTGTTCTTCGTCCTCAAACGTGCCATTCCGGGCCCCAACGGCTAGTGCCAATTGGAACTGGCAAGCCACACCCGCCAACCTCTTTACCACAAGCACAGCCTCGGGCAGCCAAATTGTAACTTCCGCTGCGGCTGGAGCTCAAGGCACGGGCACCATAACGGCCACACTACCAGGTGCCTGCGCACCTATCTTGACTAAAACTGTCCAAGTGGGCGCTTATCCTATCACAGGCACGTATTACGAGAACGGGTATAATACCCTAAGCTCGTTTAACTACGTCACGACGGGCACGGTAACGATGTACGTGCAGGCGGGAACGGGTAACACTTATTCCTTCGCTACTCAATTCCCTACGACGACGGTATACCAGAATACGCCTGGTAGCAACACGGCGTATTTCTACGTTGGCCCAGGCAACGGCAACAATAACCGAGTGCAAATCAACGTAACCGCTTCCGGTTCCGGTGTCTGCGGGACTAGCACGACTTCTTCTTTTCAATTCTACGTGCCACAAACGCAGGCGATTGCTGCCTCGCCCAACCCGGCGACTTCTGAGCTGGCAATACAGACGGTGCAGCCGACGGACGCCCCCCAGTTCAGCACCCCCATTCCTCCACCTCCGGGCCAGAGTAAACCTCTACCAGTTGATGCCAATTTTACAGTTCAACTCTATAACAGCTACGGCCAATTAGTCAAAACGGGCAAAAGTCAACAGGGTAAGTTAAAGCTTAATGTCCTAGACTTGCCCAACGGCTTGTACACTCTTAGAAGTGGCGAAGGCAAAGAAGTTATCTCGGAGCACATCCAGATTGCTCATTGA
- a CDS encoding methylated-DNA--[protein]-cysteine S-methyltransferase, with amino-acid sequence MPTAPATAHLYSPIGLLALTGSDAGLHAVRFLEGPDAAVPTAPADVAECLRPAHAQLAAYFAGELRDFDLTCAPLIGTDFQRQVWGALAGIGHGRTASYLDVAKLLGNPGAVRAVGAANGQNPISIICPCHRVIGANGSLTGYAGGLVRKRWLLAFERPAQGGLFG; translated from the coding sequence ATGCCGACCGCGCCCGCCACCGCCCACCTCTACTCGCCCATCGGCCTGCTGGCCCTCACCGGCTCCGATGCGGGCCTGCACGCCGTGCGCTTCCTGGAGGGCCCCGATGCGGCCGTGCCCACCGCCCCGGCCGACGTGGCCGAGTGCCTGCGCCCAGCCCACGCGCAGCTCGCCGCCTACTTCGCGGGCGAGTTGCGCGATTTTGATCTGACCTGCGCGCCCCTCATCGGCACTGATTTCCAGCGGCAGGTGTGGGGGGCCCTGGCCGGCATCGGCCACGGCCGCACCGCCTCGTACCTCGACGTGGCCAAGCTGCTGGGCAACCCCGGGGCCGTGCGCGCCGTGGGCGCGGCCAACGGCCAAAACCCGATTTCCATCATCTGCCCCTGCCACCGCGTCATCGGGGCCAACGGCAGCCTCACCGGCTACGCGGGCGGCCTGGTGCGCAAGCGCTGGCTCTTGGCCTTCGAGCGCCCCGCGCAGGGCGGGCTGTTTGGGTGA
- a CDS encoding amine oxidase, whose amino-acid sequence MDFTTLGASPFQSFWWGGFECTDQLNAFGNRVDFLPLTGHLPLLDEDYAALAPFNIGTVREGIRWAHIEKTPYQYDFSTVQTMLDAGQRHGIQQVWDLCHFGYPDDLTPLHPMFARRFAALCRAFVDFYRRQRPTGTLIVTPINEVSFISWLGGDARGTSPYCHGNGWQVKYELMRAYIEGANALREADPGIRILTTEPLIAIAPRFGASAREIREAREAHNNQFQATDILCGRLCPELGGHPALLDIVGFNYYYDNQWQLNPHWIMGWNDAAPDPRLRPLRQLLREAYRRYERPFAITETSHPGIDRPVWLRMIGQECAAVLAEGLPLWGTCLYPVVDRPDWDHLDQWHRSGLWDADLGRPGPARVLHQPSAEALLDAQAVVAAARPRRAPALVL is encoded by the coding sequence ATGGATTTTACTACGCTTGGCGCCAGCCCTTTTCAGTCTTTTTGGTGGGGCGGCTTCGAATGCACCGACCAGCTAAACGCCTTCGGCAACCGCGTCGATTTCCTGCCCCTCACCGGCCACCTGCCCCTGCTTGACGAAGATTACGCCGCTCTGGCGCCGTTCAACATCGGCACCGTGCGCGAGGGCATCCGCTGGGCCCACATCGAAAAAACACCCTACCAGTACGATTTTAGCACGGTGCAAACCATGCTCGACGCCGGGCAGCGCCACGGCATCCAGCAGGTGTGGGACCTGTGCCACTTTGGCTACCCCGACGACCTGACCCCACTGCACCCCATGTTTGCGCGCCGGTTTGCGGCCTTGTGCCGGGCATTTGTGGATTTTTACCGCCGCCAGCGGCCCACGGGCACGCTCATCGTCACGCCCATCAACGAGGTGAGCTTCATTTCGTGGCTCGGCGGCGACGCCCGCGGCACTTCGCCCTACTGCCACGGCAACGGCTGGCAGGTGAAGTACGAGCTGATGCGCGCCTACATTGAGGGGGCCAACGCCCTGCGCGAGGCCGACCCCGGCATCCGCATCCTCACCACCGAGCCGCTCATTGCCATTGCGCCGCGGTTTGGGGCCTCGGCCCGCGAAATCCGGGAGGCCCGCGAGGCACACAACAACCAGTTCCAGGCCACCGACATCCTCTGCGGGCGCCTGTGCCCCGAGCTGGGCGGCCACCCCGCGCTGCTCGACATTGTGGGCTTCAACTACTACTACGACAACCAGTGGCAGCTGAACCCGCACTGGATAATGGGCTGGAACGACGCCGCGCCCGACCCGCGCCTGCGCCCCCTGCGCCAGTTGCTGCGCGAGGCCTACCGCCGCTACGAGCGTCCCTTTGCCATCACCGAAACCAGCCACCCGGGCATCGACCGCCCCGTGTGGCTCCGCATGATTGGCCAGGAGTGCGCCGCCGTGCTTGCCGAGGGCCTGCCGCTGTGGGGTACCTGCCTCTACCCCGTGGTAGACCGCCCCGACTGGGACCACCTCGACCAGTGGCACCGCTCGGGCCTGTGGGACGCCGACCTCGGCCGCCCCGGCCCGGCCCGCGTGCTGCACCAGCCCAGCGCCGAGGCCCTGCTCGACGCCCAGGCCGTGGTGGCTGCCGCGCGGCCCCGCCGGGCCCCGGCGCTGGTTTTGTAG
- a CDS encoding cation diffusion facilitator family transporter — translation MSASNSSKLALYGGIATNVAIALSKFVAAYFTGSSAMLSEGIHSLVDTGNGGLLLYGTAQSQLPPSPEYPFGRSKELYFWSLIVAMLVFSIGGGMSFYEGIKHILHPEPMEDAKWNYIVLGFSVVFEGLAAYLSIKAFMETHTDGLFKALRTSKDPSAFAQVLENSAALVGLVFAGLGVFFGHLLNNPYLDGAASIAIGLLLMGVAVFLVYRTKGLLVGQGVDADTLASLEAIARRQPHVETIRSPLTMYLGPTDVVLAFDVDFADALTADEVEQSIDNLQNDIRAEHPEMKRIFVEATSLKARA, via the coding sequence ATGTCGGCTTCTAATTCTTCCAAACTAGCCCTCTACGGGGGCATTGCCACCAACGTGGCCATCGCGCTGAGCAAGTTCGTGGCGGCGTATTTCACCGGCTCGTCGGCCATGCTTTCCGAGGGCATCCACTCGCTGGTGGACACCGGCAACGGCGGGCTGCTGCTGTATGGCACGGCCCAGAGCCAGTTGCCGCCCAGCCCCGAGTACCCGTTTGGCCGCAGCAAGGAGCTGTACTTCTGGTCGTTGATTGTGGCCATGCTGGTGTTTTCCATCGGCGGTGGCATGTCGTTCTACGAAGGCATCAAGCACATCCTCCACCCCGAGCCGATGGAGGACGCCAAGTGGAACTACATCGTGCTGGGCTTTTCGGTGGTGTTCGAGGGCCTCGCGGCGTACTTGTCCATCAAGGCGTTCATGGAAACCCACACCGACGGCCTGTTCAAGGCCCTGCGCACGAGCAAAGACCCTTCGGCGTTTGCCCAGGTGCTCGAAAACTCGGCCGCGCTGGTGGGCCTGGTGTTTGCCGGGCTGGGCGTGTTTTTCGGGCATTTGCTGAACAACCCCTACCTCGACGGGGCCGCCTCCATCGCCATCGGGCTGCTGCTGATGGGCGTGGCCGTGTTCCTGGTGTACCGCACCAAAGGCCTGCTGGTGGGCCAGGGCGTGGACGCCGACACGCTGGCCAGCCTCGAAGCCATTGCCCGCCGCCAGCCCCACGTCGAAACCATCCGCTCGCCCCTGACCATGTACCTGGGCCCCACCGACGTGGTGCTGGCCTTCGACGTGGACTTTGCGGACGCCCTGACGGCCGACGAGGTGGAGCAGTCAATTGACAATTTGCAGAACGACATCCGGGCCGAGCACCCCGAAATGAAGCGCATTTTCGTGGAAGCCACTTCCCTCAAAGCCCGCGCGTAG
- a CDS encoding response regulator yields the protein MKKLSSVLLVDDNDTTNFLNEPLLTKLGVAEAVLVARNGEEALRMLATACDTPATCPELVLLDLNMPMMSGIDFLEAFQPPPPAPPICVIVLTTTTHSRDLARLASLPHAGLLHKPLTRTKVDALLREHFKRHLPEPGAWGWEHEAGPAVP from the coding sequence ATGAAAAAGCTCTCTTCCGTGCTCCTGGTTGACGACAACGACACGACGAATTTCCTCAACGAGCCCCTGCTCACCAAGCTCGGCGTGGCCGAGGCCGTGCTGGTAGCCCGCAACGGCGAGGAGGCCCTGCGCATGCTGGCCACGGCCTGCGATACGCCCGCCACCTGCCCCGAGCTGGTGCTGCTCGACCTTAACATGCCCATGATGTCGGGCATCGATTTTTTAGAAGCGTTTCAGCCGCCGCCGCCCGCCCCGCCGATTTGTGTGATTGTGCTCACCACTACCACGCACAGCCGCGACCTAGCCCGCCTCGCCAGCCTACCCCACGCCGGCCTGCTGCACAAGCCCCTGACCCGCACCAAGGTTGATGCCCTGCTGCGGGAGCATTTCAAGCGGCACCTGCCCGAGCCGGGGGCATGGGGCTGGGAGCATGAGGCCGGGCCGGCCGTACCTTAG
- a CDS encoding PAS domain-containing protein codes for MIALLRGPQHRIEFYNAAFQRLFPSRELHGRPLGEVAPETASQGFVGLLDGVYHTGVTYFGTEAPLLMEQPSGQPPKIHYFNFTYQRFEEDGQPAGVSVFAYDVAEQVLARRERETQRQRQQELFEQAPVAMGVFTGPDYVVEVCNPGLQAIWGRPAAQVLGRPLFEALSEVRDQGFRELLDAVRATGKPYIAHEMPGRVLRHGELATVYLNFVYHPLRDAHGTITAVAAVATDVSEQVAARQSLAEANTGLTAANVQLIRTNVDLDTFIYTASHDLKQPIANIEGLLNVLREELPNLGPGLVPTLLDMMQRSVERFQLTIGQLTPAVGATVHAPA; via the coding sequence GTGATTGCCTTGCTGCGGGGGCCCCAGCACCGCATTGAATTCTACAACGCCGCCTTCCAGCGGCTGTTTCCCAGCCGGGAGCTGCACGGCCGCCCACTGGGGGAGGTGGCACCGGAGACGGCCAGCCAGGGCTTCGTGGGCCTGCTGGACGGCGTGTACCACACGGGCGTGACGTACTTCGGCACGGAGGCGCCGTTATTGATGGAGCAGCCCAGCGGCCAGCCGCCCAAAATTCATTACTTTAACTTTACCTACCAGCGCTTCGAGGAGGACGGCCAACCCGCTGGCGTCTCCGTGTTTGCCTACGACGTGGCCGAGCAAGTGCTGGCCCGCCGGGAGCGCGAAACCCAGCGGCAGCGGCAGCAGGAGTTGTTTGAGCAGGCCCCCGTGGCGATGGGCGTGTTCACTGGTCCCGATTACGTGGTGGAGGTGTGCAATCCGGGCCTGCAAGCCATCTGGGGGCGCCCGGCGGCCCAGGTGTTGGGCCGGCCTTTGTTCGAGGCACTGTCCGAAGTCCGCGACCAGGGCTTTCGGGAGTTGCTGGACGCAGTGCGGGCCACCGGCAAACCCTACATCGCCCACGAGATGCCCGGCCGGGTGCTGCGCCACGGCGAGCTTGCCACGGTGTACCTCAATTTTGTGTACCACCCGCTGCGCGATGCCCACGGCACCATTACGGCCGTAGCCGCCGTGGCCACCGACGTGAGCGAGCAGGTGGCCGCCCGCCAGTCGCTGGCCGAGGCCAACACCGGCCTCACTGCCGCCAATGTCCAGCTCATCCGCACCAACGTGGACCTCGACACGTTCATTTACACCGCTTCGCACGACCTCAAGCAGCCCATCGCCAACATCGAAGGCCTATTGAACGTGCTCCGCGAGGAGCTACCCAACCTGGGCCCCGGCCTGGTGCCCACCCTGCTCGACATGATGCAGCGGTCCGTGGAGCGCTTCCAGCTTACCATCGGCCAACTCACCCCGGCCGTTGGCGCTACTGTACATGCCCCCGCTTAA
- a CDS encoding PAS domain-containing protein: protein MEARLDVDGTGALELRYFDVFYQALRDGQGRIDGVLNFAYDVTPQVTARQLAERDHAQVLRLNEELRRLNEELESRVADRTSALAVHVQDARRARAAAEQQQRLYELFEQAPVSIAILRGPRYVFELANPLTGLLLGRPVGELLGKGLFEAAPETAGLGFEPLLAEVMRTGVPYVAYESPSQIQREGRLETMYWSFVYQPLRDPDGRITGLMAVATDATAQVLARQRAEVLQAELLALREKQLRAREASYQVFEHTPRDCLAAGAPAPH, encoded by the coding sequence ATGGAGGCCCGGCTCGATGTTGACGGCACGGGCGCGCTGGAGCTGCGTTACTTCGACGTGTTTTATCAGGCCCTGCGCGACGGGCAGGGCCGCATCGACGGGGTGCTAAACTTCGCCTACGACGTGACCCCGCAGGTGACGGCCCGGCAACTGGCTGAGCGCGACCACGCCCAGGTGCTGCGGCTCAACGAAGAGCTGCGCCGACTGAACGAGGAACTGGAAAGCCGCGTGGCCGACCGCACCAGCGCCCTGGCCGTGCACGTACAGGATGCCCGCCGGGCCCGGGCGGCGGCCGAGCAGCAGCAGCGCCTGTACGAGCTGTTCGAGCAGGCCCCCGTTTCCATTGCCATCTTGCGGGGGCCGCGCTACGTGTTCGAGCTGGCCAACCCGCTAACCGGCCTGCTGCTGGGCCGCCCCGTGGGGGAGTTGCTGGGCAAGGGCCTGTTCGAGGCCGCGCCCGAAACGGCGGGCCTGGGCTTCGAGCCGCTGCTCGCTGAGGTGATGCGAACCGGCGTTCCCTATGTGGCCTACGAAAGCCCTTCCCAGATTCAGCGCGAAGGCCGGTTGGAAACCATGTACTGGAGTTTCGTGTACCAGCCGCTGCGCGACCCCGACGGCCGGATTACGGGCCTCATGGCGGTGGCCACCGATGCCACGGCCCAGGTGCTGGCCCGCCAGCGGGCCGAGGTGCTGCAAGCCGAGCTCCTGGCCCTGCGCGAGAAACAGCTGCGGGCGCGGGAAGCCTCCTACCAGGTATTCGAGCACACCCCCCGTGATTGCCTTGCTGCGGGGGCCCCAGCACCGCATTGA